The Mycobacterium paragordonae genome includes a region encoding these proteins:
- a CDS encoding glycoside hydrolase family 76 protein, producing MDQVWANRAATSETAVTQRNLRRLWGLPGTQLGVVAWPSDRKDRMFGTWHYWWQAHLLDCLIDAELRDPQPERRTRINRQIRSHRLRNTLRWTNSYYDDMAWLALALERAARLVGVERSRALHTLAKQFVDAWVPEDGGGIPWRKQDQFFNAPGNGPAGIFLARYEGHLRRAQQMADWIDETLIDPDTHLVLDGIKGGSLVRAQYTYCQGVVLGLEVELAKRTHDDRHRPRVRRLVAAVKEHMATRGVLKSAGGGDGGLFGGITARYLALVATDLPGDSAEDQAARETARDIVLTSAKSAWDYRQTVDGLPVFGAFWDRDAEIPTAGGQQAQFVEGAVNSSSIPERDLSVQLSGWMLMEAAHNVAMVKSVG from the coding sequence ATGGATCAGGTATGGGCGAACCGGGCCGCCACCTCCGAAACCGCCGTCACGCAACGCAACCTGCGGCGGCTCTGGGGATTGCCCGGCACCCAGTTGGGTGTGGTCGCCTGGCCGTCGGATCGCAAGGATCGGATGTTCGGCACCTGGCACTACTGGTGGCAGGCCCACCTGCTGGACTGCCTGATCGACGCCGAGTTGCGGGATCCGCAACCGGAGCGCCGCACCCGCATCAACCGGCAGATCCGCTCGCACCGGCTGCGCAACACCCTGCGCTGGACCAACAGCTACTACGACGACATGGCATGGCTGGCGTTGGCACTGGAACGCGCCGCACGCCTGGTCGGCGTCGAGCGCAGCCGCGCGCTGCACACACTGGCCAAGCAGTTCGTCGACGCCTGGGTGCCCGAGGACGGCGGCGGCATCCCCTGGCGCAAGCAGGACCAGTTCTTCAACGCGCCGGGCAACGGCCCGGCGGGCATCTTCCTGGCCCGTTACGAGGGGCACCTGCGGCGCGCCCAGCAGATGGCCGACTGGATCGACGAAACCCTGATCGACCCCGACACGCACCTGGTGCTGGATGGCATCAAGGGTGGGTCGCTGGTGCGGGCGCAGTACACCTACTGCCAGGGCGTGGTGCTCGGGCTGGAGGTCGAGCTGGCCAAGCGCACCCATGACGACCGGCACCGGCCCCGCGTGCGCCGACTGGTCGCGGCGGTCAAGGAACACATGGCGACCCGAGGCGTCCTCAAGAGCGCCGGCGGCGGCGACGGCGGCCTGTTCGGCGGCATCACCGCCCGCTACCTGGCACTGGTCGCCACCGACCTCCCGGGTGACTCCGCCGAGGACCAGGCCGCCCGCGAGACCGCCCGCGACATCGTGCTGACGTCGGCGAAGTCGGCGTGGGACTACCGCCAGACGGTGGACGGCCTACCCGTGTTCGGCGCCTTCTGGGACCGCGACGCCGAGATACCCACCGCCGGTGGTCAGCAGGCGCAGTTCGTCGAGGGCGCGGTGAACAGTTCGTCGATTCCCGAGCGCGACCTGTCGGTGCAACTGTCGGGCTGGATGCTGATGGAGGCCGCCCACAACGTCGCGATGGTCAAGTCAGTCGGATAG
- the eat gene encoding ethanolamine permease, whose amino-acid sequence MDGHAQSPDYLEKRQLRTGTAGWLLLAGLGVSYVVSGDYSGWNFGLARGGFGGLVIATAVVAAMYLALVLGMAELSSALPTAGGGYTFARRALGPWGGFATGTAVLLEYSIAPAAIATFIGAYVESLGLFGIRDGWYVYLAIYALFIGIHLAGVGEALKVMFAITAVAMAGIAIFAVAAVGRFRLANLTEIAPSHAVGASAFLPHGYLGVWAALPFAIWFFLAIEGVPLAAEETAHPARNVPRGITAAFAVLLVTCVLVLLLTTGSGGAQAMSTSGNPLVAALGPAGAARAVNYIGLAGLIASFFSIIYAYSRQLFALSRAGYLPTALSVTNARKAPTLALIVPGAIGFALSMTGKGDLLLNMAVFGATLSYVLIMLSHIVLRSRAPELDRPYRTPGGRVTTAFALLIAALALVSTFLVDAVAALCCLAVFCGFLLYFAFYSRHRVITSAPDERLAG is encoded by the coding sequence TTGGACGGGCACGCACAGTCGCCGGACTACCTGGAGAAGAGACAGCTGCGGACCGGTACGGCCGGGTGGCTCCTGCTTGCCGGACTAGGCGTCAGTTACGTGGTTTCCGGCGACTATTCGGGCTGGAACTTCGGGCTGGCGCGCGGCGGGTTCGGCGGGCTGGTCATCGCTACCGCGGTCGTCGCCGCCATGTACCTGGCCCTGGTGCTGGGGATGGCCGAGCTGTCCTCGGCTCTGCCGACGGCGGGCGGTGGGTACACGTTCGCGCGGCGCGCACTGGGTCCGTGGGGCGGGTTCGCGACGGGTACCGCCGTGCTGCTCGAGTACTCGATCGCGCCCGCGGCCATCGCCACCTTCATCGGCGCCTATGTGGAGTCGCTGGGACTGTTCGGCATCCGCGACGGCTGGTACGTCTACCTGGCGATCTACGCCCTGTTCATCGGAATCCACCTGGCCGGCGTGGGTGAAGCGCTGAAGGTGATGTTCGCCATCACTGCGGTGGCGATGGCGGGTATCGCGATATTCGCGGTCGCCGCCGTCGGGCGCTTCAGACTGGCGAACCTGACCGAGATCGCCCCGTCGCACGCGGTTGGCGCGTCTGCGTTTCTGCCGCACGGCTACCTCGGCGTGTGGGCGGCGCTGCCGTTCGCGATCTGGTTCTTCCTGGCGATCGAGGGAGTGCCGCTGGCCGCCGAGGAGACCGCGCATCCGGCCCGCAATGTCCCGCGCGGCATCACCGCGGCCTTTGCCGTGCTGCTGGTGACATGCGTGCTGGTGCTGTTGCTGACCACGGGTTCCGGTGGCGCGCAGGCGATGTCGACGTCCGGCAACCCGCTGGTGGCGGCGCTGGGGCCGGCCGGCGCGGCCCGGGCGGTCAATTACATCGGGCTGGCCGGCCTGATCGCCAGCTTCTTCTCGATCATCTACGCGTATTCGCGGCAACTCTTCGCGCTGTCCCGGGCCGGCTACCTGCCCACGGCACTGTCGGTCACCAATGCGCGAAAGGCACCCACCCTGGCGCTCATCGTTCCGGGCGCGATCGGCTTCGCGTTGTCGATGACCGGCAAGGGAGACCTGTTGCTCAACATGGCCGTCTTCGGCGCCACCCTCAGCTACGTGCTGATCATGTTGAGCCACATCGTGTTACGCAGCAGGGCACCCGAACTGGACCGCCCGTATCGAACTCCGGGTGGTCGTGTCACCACCGCCTTCGCCCTGCTGATAGCGGCACTGGCGCTGGTCTCCACATTTCTGGTCGACGCTGTCGCGGCGCTCTGTTGCCTGGCGGTCTTCTGCGGCTTCCTGTTGTACTTCGCGTTTTACAGCCGGCACCGGGTGATCACCAGCGCGCCGGACGAGCGACTGGCCGGGTGA
- the fbaA gene encoding class II fructose-bisphosphate aldolase, with protein MPIATPEIYAEMLGRAKENAYAFPAINCTSSETINAAIKGFADAGSDGIIQFSTGGAEFGSGLGIKEMVTGAVALAEFTHIIAAKYPINVALHTDHCPKDKLDTYVRPLLAISSERVSAGKNPLFQSHMWDGSAVPIDENLEIAQELLKQAAAAKIVLEIEIGVVGGEEDGVANEINDKLYTTPEDFEKTIEALGHGEHGHYLLAATFGNVHGVYKPGNVKLRPDILDQGQKVAAAKLGLGDDAKPFDFVFHGGSGSAKSEIEEALRYGVVKMNVDTDTQYAFTRPIVAHMFSNYDGVLKVDGEVGNKKVYDPRSYLKKAEAGMTERVIEACNDLHCAGKSLAS; from the coding sequence ATGCCTATCGCAACGCCCGAGATCTATGCCGAGATGTTGGGACGTGCCAAGGAGAACGCGTACGCGTTCCCGGCCATCAACTGCACCTCCTCGGAGACCATCAACGCAGCCATCAAGGGCTTCGCCGACGCCGGCAGTGACGGGATCATCCAGTTCTCGACCGGCGGCGCGGAATTCGGCTCCGGCCTCGGGATCAAGGAGATGGTGACGGGGGCGGTGGCCCTGGCCGAGTTCACCCACATCATCGCCGCCAAGTACCCGATCAACGTGGCGCTGCACACCGACCACTGCCCCAAGGACAAGCTGGACACCTACGTCCGCCCCTTGCTGGCGATCTCTTCGGAACGAGTGTCGGCCGGCAAGAACCCGCTATTCCAGTCGCACATGTGGGACGGCTCGGCGGTCCCCATCGACGAGAACCTGGAGATCGCGCAGGAACTGCTCAAGCAGGCGGCGGCCGCAAAGATCGTCCTGGAGATCGAGATCGGCGTGGTGGGCGGCGAAGAGGACGGCGTCGCCAACGAGATCAACGACAAGCTCTACACCACCCCGGAGGACTTCGAGAAGACGATCGAGGCGCTGGGCCACGGCGAGCACGGCCACTACCTGCTGGCCGCCACGTTCGGCAACGTGCACGGCGTCTACAAGCCGGGCAACGTCAAGCTGCGTCCCGACATCCTGGACCAGGGCCAGAAGGTGGCGGCGGCGAAATTGGGCCTGGGCGATGACGCCAAGCCCTTCGACTTCGTCTTCCACGGCGGCTCGGGCTCGGCGAAGTCCGAGATCGAGGAGGCGCTGCGCTACGGCGTGGTGAAGATGAACGTCGACACCGACACCCAGTACGCGTTCACCCGCCCGATCGTCGCGCACATGTTCTCCAACTACGACGGTGTGCTCAAGGTCGACGGCGAAGTGGGCAACAAGAAGGTCTACGACCCGCGCAGCTACCTCAAGAAGGCCGAAGCCGGCATGACCGAGCGCGTCATCGAGGCCTGCAACGACCTGCACTGCGCCGGCAAGTCCCTCGCCAGCTGA
- a CDS encoding DedA family protein — translation MSTTVTAAGSILDPMFWIGPEGLFASAVLPTILVIVFVETGLLFPLLPGESLLFTGGLLAAKGTLDIWILAPAVAVVAILGDQTGYFIGRRIGPALFKKEDSRFFKKHYVTESHAFFEKYGSWAIILARFMPFVRTFTPVIAGVSYMRYPVYLAFDIVGGVLWGGGVTVAGYFLGTVPFVNQNLEKIILGILFVSMIPAFIAAWRGYRSRRTAQPADEPAEELPLSD, via the coding sequence ATGAGCACCACCGTGACGGCGGCAGGCAGCATCCTCGACCCGATGTTCTGGATCGGCCCCGAGGGTCTGTTCGCCTCCGCGGTACTGCCGACGATCCTGGTCATCGTCTTCGTCGAGACCGGTTTGCTCTTCCCGCTGCTGCCCGGCGAGTCGCTGCTGTTCACCGGAGGACTGCTGGCAGCCAAGGGGACGCTGGACATCTGGATTCTCGCGCCCGCGGTCGCAGTGGTCGCCATCCTCGGTGACCAGACCGGCTACTTCATCGGGCGGCGCATCGGCCCGGCGCTGTTCAAGAAGGAAGACTCCCGGTTCTTCAAGAAGCACTACGTGACCGAGTCGCACGCGTTCTTCGAGAAGTACGGATCGTGGGCGATCATCCTGGCCCGGTTCATGCCGTTCGTGCGCACGTTCACGCCGGTGATCGCCGGTGTCTCCTACATGCGCTATCCGGTCTATCTCGCGTTCGACATCGTCGGCGGCGTCTTGTGGGGCGGCGGTGTCACGGTGGCCGGTTACTTCCTGGGCACCGTGCCGTTCGTCAACCAGAATCTGGAAAAGATCATCCTGGGCATCCTGTTCGTGTCGATGATCCCGGCGTTCATCGCCGCCTGGCGCGGCTACCGGTCCCGCCGCACTGCGCAGCCCGCCGACGAGCCTGCCGAGGAACTGCCGCTATCCGACTGA